A portion of the Marinobacter alexandrii genome contains these proteins:
- a CDS encoding DUF5694 domain-containing protein produces the protein MKTIITIYLLAFSILCLAQRKLDVTIIGTAHYFDDEYKSLQDFESIQDFIADLNPDIICIEAIPIEDTLSLREIWPNTLNRADGLRDSLIYHNAFPTIPTNELPKDDSFWKTYGSNKQLLKGANYYASYDIWNAYYHWFQLQEKGDSLYYFSKFQRKLSNSEYGLIVFPAAQKLGVEKFFGIDYRAGESEFLENNKKVLKKLVFSLKWKPLKVYLRTQKQYRKANESGRLMEYINGPEFQNSFSELIDELPKKLPRSEEARQVKSYWLNRNQIMADRIIRTANEQGAAKVLLTVGSAHVTHIKRSLEAEGHTVTTYGEIINNQNN, from the coding sequence ATGAAAACAATTATCACAATTTATCTACTTGCCTTTAGCATTCTTTGTTTGGCTCAAAGAAAATTAGACGTCACCATCATTGGTACTGCACATTACTTTGATGATGAATATAAGTCTCTCCAAGATTTTGAATCTATTCAGGATTTTATCGCAGACCTAAATCCAGACATTATTTGTATTGAAGCCATCCCCATAGAAGACACACTCAGTCTAAGGGAGATTTGGCCCAATACCCTAAATCGAGCAGATGGACTTAGGGACTCACTCATCTATCACAATGCATTTCCTACTATTCCTACAAATGAATTACCTAAAGACGATTCATTTTGGAAGACTTACGGCAGCAACAAGCAGTTGCTCAAAGGGGCCAACTACTATGCTTCCTATGACATCTGGAATGCTTACTACCATTGGTTTCAGCTTCAAGAGAAAGGGGATTCGCTTTACTACTTCTCAAAGTTTCAGCGAAAACTAAGCAACTCAGAATATGGCCTTATAGTTTTTCCTGCTGCTCAAAAACTAGGAGTGGAAAAGTTTTTCGGTATTGACTACCGAGCTGGAGAAAGTGAGTTTCTCGAAAACAACAAGAAGGTATTGAAGAAACTAGTCTTCAGTCTTAAGTGGAAGCCATTAAAAGTTTATCTCAGAACACAAAAACAATACAGAAAAGCTAATGAGTCCGGAAGACTGATGGAATACATCAATGGGCCAGAATTTCAGAATTCATTTTCTGAGCTAATCGATGAACTACCAAAAAAATTACCCAGATCTGAAGAGGCTAGACAAGTAAAATCATACTGGCTCAATCGAAATCAAATCATGGCTGACAGAATCATTCGAACAGCTAATGAACAAGGAGCAGCTAAAGTCTTACTCACTGTAGGAAGCGCTCATGTAACTCATATCAAAAGATCTCTGGAGGCCGAAGGTCATACTGTGACTACTTATGGAGAAATCATAAACAATCAAAACAACTAA
- a CDS encoding CPBP family glutamic-type intramembrane protease, with protein MEEVMQSNSYFIIPLSLAYLSICGIWFLLNKHHRSWEIESIETPNRPWLDLMLGLVACIGIMGVGQLYSAGYLIPRTGSFFINKSLIWPLNNVLIFSPLFMLLFVRNHSSKTIFISKEGLLLKLGFGCIASLVGTIIFIGVRGEWNRFSEILLHAVELETLSNFPAIFFENVALAFLFVRLKWAVGIKWAIGIPSFLFALAHVPGSIAEGDPTTHIMTFFFLTGGLTTIILYTAYRSRDIIWLGVVHYIMDVAIKAF; from the coding sequence ATGGAAGAAGTAATGCAATCAAATTCGTACTTTATCATCCCACTCTCTCTCGCATATTTAAGCATTTGTGGCATATGGTTTCTCCTAAACAAGCATCATAGATCATGGGAAATTGAATCTATCGAAACTCCTAATCGTCCATGGTTAGATCTCATGTTAGGGTTGGTTGCTTGCATTGGGATTATGGGAGTTGGTCAACTTTATTCAGCTGGATATCTTATACCTAGAACTGGTAGTTTTTTTATAAATAAGTCTCTGATTTGGCCATTAAACAATGTGCTGATCTTCTCTCCACTTTTTATGTTGTTGTTTGTCAGAAATCATAGCTCAAAAACCATTTTCATTTCAAAAGAAGGGCTGCTATTGAAACTGGGATTCGGATGTATTGCTTCCCTAGTAGGTACAATAATCTTTATTGGAGTTCGTGGTGAATGGAATCGATTTTCTGAAATATTACTTCATGCTGTAGAGTTAGAAACACTCTCCAATTTCCCCGCAATCTTTTTTGAAAACGTAGCATTAGCTTTCCTTTTTGTTCGATTAAAATGGGCAGTGGGTATTAAATGGGCAATTGGTATTCCATCTTTTCTCTTCGCGCTTGCTCACGTCCCCGGATCCATTGCAGAAGGGGACCCAACTACTCACATCATGACGTTCTTTTTCCTAACTGGTGGTCTTACTACAATTATCCTCTATACAGCATATAGAAGTAGGGATATCATCTGGCTCGGAGTAGTTCACTACATAATGGACGTGGCTATAAAAGCGTTTTAG